A region from the Cervus elaphus chromosome 10, mCerEla1.1, whole genome shotgun sequence genome encodes:
- the BRI3 gene encoding brain protein I3, protein MDHKPLLQERPPAYNLEAGQGEFACAPHGYGAIAAAPPPPYPYLVTGIPTHHPRVYNIHSRNVTRYPANSIVVVGGCPVCRVGVLEDSFTFLGIFLAIVLFPFGFICCFALRKRRCPNCGANFT, encoded by the exons ATGGACCACAAGCCCCTGCTGCAGGAGCGGCCGCCCGCCTACAACCTGGAGGCCGGCCAGGGCGAGTTCGCGTGCGCCCCGCACGGCTACGGCGCCATCGCCGCCGCCCCGCCGCCGCCCTACCCCTACCTCGTCACAG GGATACCCACCCACCACCCCAGGGTCTACAACATCCACAGTCGGAATGTCACCCGGTACCCTGCCAATTCCATCGTCGTGGTCGGAGGCTGCCCAGTCTGCAG GGTCGGGGTTCTGGAGGACTCGTTCACCTTCCTGGGCATCTTCTTGGCCATCGTCTTGTTCCCCTTTGGGTTCATCTGCTGTTTCGCCTTGAGGAAGCGAAGATGCCCCAACTGTGGAGCCAACTTCACTTAA